One part of the Cellulosilyticum sp. I15G10I2 genome encodes these proteins:
- a CDS encoding response regulator transcription factor, which yields MIKLMIADDEQYERDYLHRSISERYAGILDIVYMAKDGAEVLEKAEEYRPDIILMDIRMPRIDGLEAAAQLVRKYPELQLVIVSAYGEFSYAKQALKIGVKDFLVKPYLDNELAETLDKVIAELGTKFKNNLDKQESEGEFNFHEDIDKDIVWDAAFGRKKNPMLQKELAMWGVQDCSFKSIVFLNNGISRMGPIGYEILKGIFCIKHTHVIMSYLFRHLVVYVFAEEDSAYAALNGCIRKARNYIKELDKETVFCGTSGIYQDYNELPKAYQEAVRYVSEYSSPEIKENLEMDIGKSWQLCDLEDKVYFYLANGNMEQSLFWMRQIWELLGVEGGANETFRKSTLRRSLMTIIRKINKLPESRLHTADAIHLFRLFSHASSEESKLYQFLEECVQLIIKSKKSMRINNNTFVVRDAKSYIENHYNEPVSLQSVSEALGISTGYLSKCFKNVEGISFTEYLTDYRLTKAKGLIRLGNSTITDIAYKVGFSDSNYFGKCFKKKEKMSPKEYYTIQAMDSNVEME from the coding sequence ATGATTAAATTGATGATTGCAGATGATGAGCAATATGAGAGAGATTACCTACATAGGTCAATAAGCGAGCGATATGCTGGCATCCTTGATATTGTATACATGGCAAAGGATGGGGCGGAAGTATTAGAAAAAGCGGAAGAGTATCGGCCAGATATCATTTTAATGGATATACGAATGCCAAGGATTGATGGATTGGAAGCAGCGGCACAGTTAGTACGAAAATATCCAGAATTGCAGCTGGTTATTGTTTCAGCATATGGCGAGTTCTCATATGCAAAGCAGGCACTGAAAATAGGAGTAAAGGATTTTTTGGTTAAGCCGTATTTAGACAATGAATTGGCGGAAACACTAGATAAGGTAATTGCTGAGCTTGGTACAAAGTTTAAAAATAATTTGGATAAACAAGAATCCGAGGGTGAATTTAATTTTCATGAAGATATCGATAAGGATATTGTATGGGATGCAGCTTTTGGAAGAAAAAAGAATCCTATGCTTCAAAAAGAACTGGCTATGTGGGGAGTTCAGGACTGTAGTTTTAAGAGTATCGTTTTTTTAAACAATGGCATTTCTAGAATGGGACCCATTGGCTATGAGATTCTAAAAGGGATCTTCTGTATTAAACATACACATGTAATTATGAGCTATTTATTTAGACATCTGGTTGTGTATGTCTTCGCCGAAGAAGACAGTGCATATGCAGCTCTAAATGGATGTATTCGAAAAGCTAGAAACTATATTAAGGAACTAGACAAGGAAACAGTCTTTTGCGGAACAAGTGGCATTTATCAGGATTATAATGAGCTGCCAAAGGCCTACCAGGAGGCAGTGAGATATGTTTCGGAATATTCAAGTCCAGAAATAAAAGAGAATCTTGAGATGGATATCGGAAAATCATGGCAATTATGTGATTTAGAAGATAAGGTGTATTTTTATCTGGCAAATGGCAATATGGAACAAAGTTTGTTTTGGATGCGGCAAATATGGGAACTTCTTGGAGTAGAGGGTGGGGCTAATGAAACATTCAGAAAGAGTACATTGAGAAGAAGTCTTATGACAATTATTAGAAAGATTAATAAACTTCCTGAAAGTAGATTACATACTGCGGATGCCATTCATTTGTTTCGGCTTTTTTCACATGCATCAAGTGAAGAGTCAAAGTTGTACCAGTTTTTAGAAGAGTGTGTTCAACTTATCATAAAAAGCAAGAAAAGTATGCGGATTAATAATAATACTTTTGTGGTTCGGGATGCTAAAAGTTATATTGAAAATCATTATAATGAGCCGGTAAGTCTTCAGAGTGTGTCCGAAGCGTTAGGAATCAGCACAGGATATCTTAGCAAATGCTTTAAGAATGTTGAAGGAATTTCATTTACAGAATACCTAACCGATTATCGCTTAACAAAGGCAAAAGGGCTTATACGTCTAGGGAATAGTACCATAACGGATATTGCTTACAAAGTAGGGTTTTCTGATTCTAATTATTTTGGGAAATGCTTTAAAAAGAAAGAAAAAATGTCACCAAAAGAGTATTATACAATTCAGGCTATGGATTCAAATGTAGAGATGGAATAG